The Leifsonia williamsii genome includes a region encoding these proteins:
- a CDS encoding Gfo/Idh/MocA family protein: MSSIGIIMNGVSGRMGYRQHLVRSILAIREQGGVELSDGRRVQVEPLLVGRNEEKLAELARRHDLQHFTTDLDAALADDRWPIYADFLVTKARASAIRKAIAAGKAIYTEKPTAESVEEALELARLAADAGIKNGVVHDKLYLPGLRKLKRLIDSGFFGRILSVRGEFGYWVFEGDWQAAQRPSWNYRAEDGGGIVVDMFPHWSYVLENLFGGVRSVYAQAVTEIPQRVDEQGLPYAATADDAAYAIFELEGGVTAQLNSSWTTRVNRDELVEFQVDGTHGSAVVGLFGCKIQPRNATPKPVWNPDLADEHDYAADWIESPANEVFENGFKTQWEQFLRHVIEDAPHPYDFLAGARGVQLAEEGLRSSREGRRVELAPLSLGELGTAQLTGARA; the protein is encoded by the coding sequence GTGTCGTCCATCGGCATCATCATGAACGGCGTCTCCGGGCGCATGGGCTACCGGCAGCACCTCGTGCGGTCGATCCTCGCGATCCGCGAGCAGGGCGGCGTCGAGCTCTCCGACGGCCGCCGCGTGCAGGTCGAGCCGCTGCTCGTCGGCCGCAACGAGGAGAAGCTGGCCGAGCTCGCCCGCCGCCACGACCTCCAGCACTTCACGACCGATCTCGACGCCGCGCTCGCCGACGACCGCTGGCCGATCTACGCCGACTTCCTCGTGACGAAGGCGCGCGCCTCCGCGATCCGCAAGGCCATCGCCGCGGGCAAGGCGATCTACACCGAGAAGCCGACGGCCGAGAGCGTCGAGGAGGCGCTGGAGCTCGCCCGCCTCGCCGCCGACGCCGGCATCAAGAACGGCGTCGTGCACGACAAGCTCTACCTGCCCGGCCTGCGCAAGCTCAAGCGGCTGATCGACTCCGGCTTCTTCGGCCGCATCCTCTCGGTCAGGGGCGAGTTCGGGTACTGGGTGTTCGAGGGCGACTGGCAGGCGGCGCAGCGGCCGAGCTGGAACTACCGCGCCGAGGACGGCGGCGGCATCGTCGTCGACATGTTCCCGCACTGGAGCTACGTGCTCGAGAACCTGTTCGGCGGCGTCCGCTCGGTCTACGCGCAGGCCGTCACCGAGATCCCGCAGCGCGTCGACGAGCAGGGCCTCCCGTACGCGGCGACCGCCGACGACGCCGCCTATGCCATCTTCGAGCTGGAGGGCGGGGTCACCGCCCAGCTCAACTCCAGCTGGACCACCCGCGTCAACCGCGACGAGCTGGTCGAGTTCCAGGTCGACGGCACGCACGGCAGCGCGGTCGTCGGCCTGTTCGGCTGCAAGATCCAGCCGCGCAACGCCACGCCCAAGCCCGTCTGGAACCCCGACCTCGCCGACGAGCACGACTACGCCGCCGACTGGATCGAGTCCCCGGCCAACGAGGTGTTCGAGAACGGCTTCAAGACCCAGTGGGAGCAGTTCCTCCGTCACGTCATCGAGGACGCCCCGCACCCGTACGACTTCCTGGCCGGCGCCCGCGGCGTGCAGCTCGCCGAGGAGGGGCTGCGCTCCTCGCGGGAGGGCCGCCGGGTGGAGCTGGCGCCGCTGTCGCTGGGGGAGCTCGGAACGGCGCAGCTCACCGGGGCCCGCGCATGA
- a CDS encoding sugar phosphate isomerase/epimerase family protein: MTAAHPRLSINQATIKHASLADALRATGDAGVPAIGLWREPVAEVGLAEAVRMVADSGLRVSSLCRGGFFTAPPGPERRAALDDNRRAIDETAALAAAGAPGSAAVLVLVAGGLPAGSTDLPGARLRVAEAIAELEPEARAAGVTLAIEPLHPMYAADRAVVSTLAQALDLADPFPAASVGVAVDTFHIWWDPDVLPQIARAGASGRIATYQVCDFLTPIPADALLARGLPGDGHIDFALLTEAVEATGYTGDVEVEIFNADLWAAPPVEAVARTVEAFGRYVPLGERGGAGEGETGAAASVAAGHAANPAVAG, encoded by the coding sequence GTGACCGCCGCGCACCCCCGCCTGTCGATCAACCAGGCCACGATCAAGCACGCGAGCCTCGCCGACGCCCTGCGTGCCACCGGCGACGCGGGCGTCCCGGCCATCGGGCTCTGGCGCGAGCCGGTGGCCGAGGTGGGGCTGGCGGAGGCGGTGCGGATGGTCGCCGACTCCGGGCTCCGCGTCTCCAGCCTGTGCCGCGGCGGGTTCTTCACCGCCCCTCCCGGACCGGAACGCCGCGCAGCGCTCGACGACAACCGGCGCGCGATCGACGAGACCGCCGCCCTCGCCGCCGCGGGCGCTCCCGGCTCGGCGGCCGTCCTCGTGCTCGTCGCCGGCGGCCTGCCCGCGGGGTCGACGGACCTCCCGGGGGCGCGCCTCCGCGTCGCCGAGGCCATCGCCGAGCTGGAGCCGGAGGCGCGCGCCGCCGGCGTGACGCTCGCCATCGAGCCGCTGCACCCCATGTACGCCGCCGACCGCGCCGTCGTGTCGACCCTCGCGCAGGCGCTCGACCTGGCGGACCCGTTCCCGGCGGCGTCGGTCGGCGTGGCTGTGGACACGTTCCACATCTGGTGGGACCCGGACGTCCTCCCGCAGATCGCCCGCGCCGGCGCCTCCGGACGGATCGCGACATACCAGGTGTGCGACTTCTTGACGCCCATCCCCGCCGACGCACTGCTCGCCCGCGGCCTGCCCGGCGACGGCCACATCGACTTCGCGCTGCTCACGGAGGCGGTGGAGGCGACCGGCTACACCGGCGACGTGGAGGTCGAGATCTTCAACGCGGACCTCTGGGCCGCGCCGCCCGTGGAGGCGGTCGCCCGCACGGTGGAGGCGTTCGGGCGGTATGTGCCGCTGGGGGAGCGCGGAGGGGCCGGTGAGGGTGAGACCGGTGCGGCTGCGTCCGTCGCCGCCGGACACGCCGCGAATCCGGCCGTGGCAGGCTGA
- a CDS encoding glycerate kinase, translating to MDEDAADTDRHPLRVVIAPDSFKGTASATEVATALADGWRDARPADEAVLAPMADGGEGTLDAFLAAVPGASRRPVRVTGPAGAPVDAAWVLLPDGTAVVELAATSGLGLLARDGSERLLPLDAHTLGFGQAIGAALDAGAERLVLAIGGSSSTDGGTGALTALGARFLNAAGEPVPLGGRGLRDIAEVDLSGVRALPPGGATILSDVTSPLLGPLGAATVFGPQKGAGPAEIEKLEAGLAALLTVVGRPDSPGAGAAGGTGYGLLAWGAELASGASAVGSVIGLPALIADANVVITGEGRFDSQSAAGKVPTYVAELARAAGASPLLVAGSLAADPDGFAAAVALDRLAGGAAAAMAAPARWARAAAAALARAAR from the coding sequence ATGGACGAGGACGCCGCGGACACCGACCGACACCCTCTCCGTGTGGTCATCGCCCCCGACTCCTTCAAGGGCACCGCCTCCGCCACGGAGGTCGCCACCGCCCTGGCCGACGGCTGGCGCGACGCCCGCCCCGCGGACGAGGCGGTCTTGGCGCCGATGGCCGACGGGGGAGAGGGGACCCTCGACGCCTTCCTTGCCGCCGTCCCCGGCGCCTCCCGCCGCCCGGTGCGCGTCACCGGACCCGCAGGCGCTCCCGTCGACGCGGCGTGGGTGCTGCTGCCGGACGGCACGGCAGTGGTGGAGCTGGCAGCGACCAGCGGGCTGGGGCTGCTGGCCAGGGACGGTTCCGAACGTCTCCTCCCGCTCGACGCGCACACCCTCGGCTTCGGCCAGGCGATCGGCGCCGCCCTCGACGCGGGCGCCGAGCGCTTGGTGCTGGCGATCGGTGGCAGCTCCTCCACGGACGGAGGCACCGGCGCCCTGACCGCGCTCGGGGCGCGGTTCCTCAACGCGGCGGGCGAGCCGGTGCCGCTCGGCGGCCGGGGCCTGCGCGACATCGCGGAGGTCGACCTCTCCGGAGTGCGCGCGCTGCCGCCCGGCGGGGCGACGATTCTGAGTGACGTGACCAGTCCGCTCCTCGGTCCACTGGGCGCCGCCACCGTCTTCGGCCCGCAGAAGGGCGCCGGCCCGGCCGAGATCGAGAAGCTGGAGGCCGGACTCGCCGCGCTGCTGACCGTGGTCGGCCGCCCCGACTCGCCGGGGGCGGGTGCGGCGGGCGGAACCGGCTACGGCCTCCTCGCCTGGGGAGCGGAACTCGCCTCCGGCGCCTCCGCGGTCGGCTCGGTGATCGGACTGCCCGCCCTCATCGCCGACGCGAATGTCGTCATCACCGGCGAGGGCCGCTTCGACTCACAGTCGGCGGCCGGCAAGGTGCCGACCTACGTGGCCGAGCTCGCGCGCGCCGCGGGCGCGTCGCCGCTGCTGGTGGCGGGCTCGCTGGCGGCCGACCCGGACGGCTTCGCCGCCGCCGTCGCCCTCGACCGGCTCGCCGGCGGTGCCGCCGCCGCGATGGCGGCGCCAGCGCGCTGGGCGCGCGCGGCGGCCGCCGCGCTGGCGCGCGCCGCCCGCTGA
- a CDS encoding DUF993 family protein yields the protein MTLTATSLHPVTLLHPDGTTTVADLGEAPAFERPSTPLRSRVAYAAAHVIPKPWADNVPGAPADIDWEATLAFRRHLWSWGLGVADAMDTAQRNMGLDAAATRELIARSAAEARAAGGSIVAGVNTDHVDERVIPLDSVIDAYKQQLHFTEDAGAGVVLMASRHLARAAQTPGDYERVYREVLEAAAAPVVLHWLGTAFDPELEGYFGDADTVLRIIEAAGDRVAGIKLSLLDAEAEVALRARLPHGVRMFTGDDFNYAGLIAGDGERHSDALLGAFAALAPSASAAIQALDAGSPEAFSAILEPTQALSRQVFAAPTYFYKTGVAFLAWLNGHQEAFSMVGGLHAARSLPHLSEIVRLAAACGALEHPELAARRWRGLLAVNGVES from the coding sequence ATGACGCTCACCGCCACCTCCCTCCATCCCGTCACCCTCCTGCACCCCGACGGCACCACCACCGTCGCCGACCTCGGCGAGGCACCCGCCTTCGAGCGCCCCAGCACCCCGTTGCGCTCGCGGGTGGCGTACGCGGCCGCGCACGTCATCCCGAAGCCCTGGGCCGACAACGTGCCCGGCGCTCCGGCCGACATCGACTGGGAGGCGACGCTCGCGTTCCGCCGCCACCTCTGGTCGTGGGGCCTCGGCGTGGCGGACGCGATGGACACCGCCCAGCGCAACATGGGCCTCGACGCGGCGGCGACCCGCGAGCTGATCGCCCGCAGCGCCGCCGAGGCCAGGGCCGCCGGCGGCAGCATCGTGGCCGGCGTCAACACCGACCACGTCGACGAGCGCGTCATCCCCCTCGACTCCGTGATCGACGCGTACAAGCAGCAGCTGCACTTCACCGAGGACGCCGGAGCGGGCGTCGTGCTCATGGCCAGCCGCCACCTCGCCCGCGCCGCGCAGACTCCCGGCGACTACGAGCGGGTCTACCGGGAGGTGCTGGAGGCGGCGGCCGCGCCGGTCGTCCTGCACTGGCTCGGCACCGCCTTCGATCCCGAGCTGGAGGGATACTTCGGCGACGCGGACACCGTCCTGCGGATCATCGAGGCCGCCGGCGACCGCGTCGCGGGCATCAAACTGAGCCTCCTCGACGCGGAGGCGGAGGTGGCGCTGCGGGCGCGCCTCCCGCACGGCGTCCGCATGTTCACCGGCGACGACTTCAACTACGCGGGCCTGATCGCGGGCGACGGCGAGCGGCACTCCGACGCGCTGCTCGGCGCCTTCGCCGCCCTCGCCCCGTCGGCCTCCGCCGCCATCCAGGCACTCGACGCGGGCTCGCCGGAGGCGTTCAGCGCCATCCTCGAGCCGACCCAGGCGCTCTCGCGCCAGGTGTTCGCCGCGCCCACCTACTTCTACAAGACGGGCGTCGCCTTCCTCGCGTGGCTCAACGGCCACCAGGAGGCGTTCAGCATGGTGGGCGGCCTGCACGCGGCCCGCAGCCTCCCGCATCTCTCCGAGATCGTCCGGCTCGCCGCCGCCTGCGGAGCGCTGGAGCATCCGGAGCTGGCCGCACGCCGCTGGCGCGGGCTGCTCGCGGTGAACGGGGTGGAGTCGTGA
- a CDS encoding LacI family DNA-binding transcriptional regulator, producing MSDKAPTLVEVAAHAGVSLATASRVLNGSERRVKPDLQERVLASARSLGYSANVQAQAVARGTSNVVALVVGDIADPYFSSIASGVMHVADERGLIVTITATGPYAGAESVAREEAALAALRGQRPRAVVLAGSRVVGVEAAGGSAAGAFSASSERVAAIGSGAPGLRSIAVDNAGGAAALARELRGLGYADFSVLAGPPELVTVRERVDGFRSVVLGADVRHAEFSREGGHRAMAELLASGARPDCVFAVTDVMAVGAMTAVREAGLTPGADIALAGFDDIPLAADLAPALTSVSLPLAEIGARALELALADTPAADAPAITAEVRLRASTPGH from the coding sequence ATGAGCGACAAGGCACCGACCCTCGTCGAGGTCGCGGCGCACGCCGGCGTCTCCCTGGCGACGGCGTCGCGCGTGCTCAACGGCAGCGAGCGGCGGGTGAAGCCCGACCTGCAGGAGCGCGTCCTCGCCTCCGCCCGCTCCCTCGGCTACAGCGCCAACGTGCAGGCGCAGGCGGTCGCCCGCGGCACCAGCAACGTCGTCGCGCTGGTGGTCGGCGACATCGCCGACCCGTACTTCTCCTCCATCGCCTCGGGCGTGATGCACGTGGCCGACGAGCGCGGCCTGATCGTGACCATCACGGCGACCGGCCCCTACGCGGGCGCGGAGTCGGTGGCCCGCGAGGAGGCCGCGCTCGCCGCCCTGCGCGGCCAGCGCCCGCGCGCGGTCGTGCTGGCGGGCAGCCGGGTCGTGGGGGTGGAGGCTGCGGGCGGCTCCGCGGCCGGCGCCTTCTCCGCCTCCTCCGAGCGCGTCGCGGCCATCGGCTCCGGCGCGCCGGGGCTGCGGTCGATCGCCGTCGACAACGCGGGCGGCGCCGCCGCGCTCGCTCGGGAGCTGCGCGGCCTCGGCTACGCGGACTTCTCGGTGCTCGCCGGTCCACCCGAGCTCGTCACCGTGCGCGAGCGCGTCGACGGGTTCCGCTCCGTCGTGCTGGGCGCCGACGTCCGTCACGCCGAGTTCTCGCGCGAGGGAGGCCACCGCGCGATGGCCGAGCTGCTCGCGTCAGGAGCCCGCCCCGACTGCGTCTTCGCCGTCACCGACGTCATGGCCGTCGGCGCGATGACGGCGGTGCGGGAGGCCGGGCTCACCCCCGGCGCCGACATCGCGCTGGCCGGCTTCGACGACATCCCCCTCGCCGCCGACCTCGCTCCGGCGCTCACCTCGGTGTCCCTCCCGCTCGCCGAGATCGGAGCCAGGGCGCTCGAGCTGGCGCTCGCCGACACCCCGGCCGCCGACGCCCCCGCGATCACCGCCGAGGTCCGCCTCCGAGCGTCGACGCCGGGCCACTGA